In Malus sylvestris chromosome 15, drMalSylv7.2, whole genome shotgun sequence, a single genomic region encodes these proteins:
- the LOC126601542 gene encoding MDIS1-interacting receptor like kinase 2-like, producing MRNPTGDKVCSLAYCLILYVLLLLSPNYVAFASASSNDEAEALLKWKASIQNQTQLQNLSSWTYLPSNATNSSRNQKANENPCNMWTGISCNPAGSVSKINITNSGLQGRLQEFPFVSFPNLVYLDFSKNKLFDSIPPQISSLSKLIYLDLSDNKLSGKIPPEICFLENLENLYLNKNKLNGSVPQEIDQLKSLVVLNLMENRLSGPLPMSIANLSRLQVVQLRDNRLSGSIPQVISNLMNLAVLRLARNNFTGHLPEGLCRGGLLMNFTANGNRLTGRIPKSLRNCTTLYRFRLDGNQLTGNISEDFGVYPNLDYINLSNNRFYGELSHKWGRSLRLKNLEIAGNNITGFIPAEIGNLTQLHLLNLSSNHLVGKIPMELGRLTSLVKLILNENQLSGGIPQELGSLTDLEYLDLSTNNLSQSIPSSIGNFVKMHHMNLSANKLSYEIPTQLGRLMQLSVLDLSHNSLAEGIPTEFSDLESLVTLNLSHNNLSGVVPRAFEELRGLEFVDVSYNQLWGPIPGNKAFQEAPVEALQGNKGLCGNVTGLQPCKNSPRKKKPNSKIGFVCFLIMLPAFGVFIIAFYGIYITLRRKRKFQQNEQSDIQPKEFELLAISIFDGKILYEEIIKATEDFDAKYCIGRGSAGSVYTAMLPSDDLVAVKKLHSPCDGGEWSNRKEFLNEVRALTEIRHRNIVKLYGFCQHSRHSFLIYEYLERGSLFSILANDEEAKKLDWSKRVNIIKGVAHGLSYMHSDVSPPIVHRDISSKNMLLDDAYEVRISDFGTAKVLDYNSSNWTAVAGTIGYVAPELAYTMKVTEKCDVYSFGVLSLEVIKGKYPSILVESLLSSAIRTDKMLPDLLDYRLAHPTGKILDEVLTILKLAVVCLNANPEFRPTMHEISYEISNHRK from the exons ATGAGAAATCCAACTGGTGATAAGGTATGCTCTCTTGCTTATTGCCTTATCTTGTATGTTCTGCTGCTTTTGTCACCAAACTACGTTGCGTTCGCTTCTGCTAGTTCTAATGATGAAGCAGAGGCTCTTCTCAAATGGAAAGCCAGCATTCAAAACCAAACCCAGCTCCAAAATCTAAGCTCATGGACTTACCTTCCCAGCAACGCCACCAATTCTTCAAGAAATCAAAAAGCTAATGAAAACCCATGTAATATGTGGACTGGGATTTCATGTAACCCTGCAGGAAGTGTCAGCAAGATAAACATTACCAACTCCGGTTTACAAGGTAGGCTACAAGAATTTCCGTTTGTCTCCTTCCCTAATCTTGTATACCTTGATTTCAGCAAGAATAAGCTCTTTGATTCCATCCCACCTCAAATCAGCTCCCTCTCGAAACTCATATATCTTGATCTCTCGGATAATAAGTTGTCGGGTAAAATTCCACCAGAAATCTGTTTCCTAGAAAATCTCGAGAACCTGTACCTAAATAAAAACAAGTTAAATGGCTCAGTCCCTCAAGAAATAGACCAGCTTAAGTCTCTTGTTGTTCTAAATCTCATGGAGAATAGACTCAGTGGTCCTCTTCCCATGTCGATCGCGAATTTGAGCAGATTACAAGTTGTACAACTACGTGACAACCGCCTCTCAGGTTCCATTCCCCAAGTGATATCAAATCTCATGAACTTGGCTGTTCTGAGGCTTGCCAGAAACAATTTCACCGGTCATTTGCCAGAGGGCCTTTGCCGGGGTGGACTGCTTATGAATTTCACTGCAAATGGCAACCGTCTCACAGGTCGAATCCCCAAGAGCTTGAGGAACTGCACAACCTTGTACAGATTCCGCCTTGATGGAAACCAGCTCACTGGAAACATATCTGAAGATTTTGGTGTTTATCCGAACTTGGATTACATAAATCTAAGCAACAACAGATTTTATGGTGAACTTTCACATAAATGGGGTAGGTCTCTGCGGCTAAAAAATCTTGAGATTGCAGGGAATAATATTACTGGTTTCATACCCGCTGAGATTGGAAACTTGACTCAACTACATTTGCTTAATCTTTCTTCAAATCATTTAGTTGGGAAGATCCCTATGGAACTTGGAAGGCTTACTTCTTTGGTGAAGCTTATACTCAATGAAAATCAACTTTCGGGCGGTATACCACAAGAACTTGGATCACTGACTGATCTTGAGTATCTTGACCTGTCCACTAACAACTTGAGCCAGTCAATTCCAAGCAGCATAGGGAACTTTGTGAAAATGCACCACATGAATTTGAGCGCCAACAAGTTGAGCTATGAAATTCCGACTCAGTTAGGGAGGTTAATGCAGCTGTCCGTACTAGATTTGAGTCATAACTCGCTTGCTGAAGGGATACCAACTGAATTTAGTGATTTAGAAAGCTTGGTGACACTAAATCTCTCTCACAATAACCTCTCTGGTGTTGTTCCACGTGCTTTTGAGGAACTTCGTGGCTTGGAGTTTGTCGACGTATCATACAATCAATTATGGGGTCCGATTCCAGGCAACAAAGCATTTCAGGAGGCTCCAGTAGAGGCATTGCAAGGGAACAAAGGTTTGTGTGGGAATGTTACAGGTCTGCAGCCCTGCAAAAATAGTCCTAGAAAAAAGAAGCCTAACTCTAAAATTGGTTTTGTGTGCTTCTTGATCATGCTTCCTGCTTTTGGGGTATTTATAATTGCTTTCTATGGAATCTATATCActttgagaagaaaaaggaaattccAACAAAACGAACAAAGTGACATTCAACCCAAAGAGTTCGAATTGCTCGCAATATCGATATTTGATGGAAAAATATTGTatgaagaaatcataaaagcaacTGAGgattttgatgcgaaatattGCATTGGGAGAGGCTCAGCTGGAAGTGTTTACACAGCAATGCTGCCCTCGGATGACTTGGTAGCAGTAAAGAAACTCCACAGCCCTTGTGATGGTGGTGAGTGGAGCAATCGAAAAGAGTTCTTAAACGAGGTAAGGGCATTAACTGAGATACGCCATCGGAACATTGTTAAGCTTTATGGTTTCTGTCAACATTCGCGGCACTCATTTTTGATATACGAGTACCTTGAAAGGGGTAGCTTGTTTTCAATATTGGCCAATGATGAGGAAGCTAAGAAGTTGGACTGGAGCAAGAGGGTGAATATCATTAAAGGTGTGGCTCATGGTTTATCCTATATGCACTCTGACGTGTCTCCACCAATTGTTCATCGAGACATATCCAGCAAGAACATGTTGCTAGATGATGCATATGAAGTTCGGATTTCTGACTTCGGCACTGCTAAGGTTCTAGATTATAACTCATCTAACTGGACTGCAGTTGCAGGCACAATTGGATACGTAGCACCAG AGCTTGCTTACACAATGAAGGTGACAGAGAAATGCGACGTGTACAGCTTTGGGGTGTTATCACTGGAAGTGATTAAAGGAAAGTACCCTAGCATTCTAGTGGAGTCTTTGTTGTCATCTGCAATCAGGACAGACAAAATGTTGCCGGATTTGTTGGATTATCGCCTTGCGCATCCGACTGGTAAAATTCTGGATGAAGTTCTTACTATCCTAAAGCTAGCGGTTGTATGCTTAAATGCAAATCCAGAGTTTAGGCCTACCATGCACGAAATTTCTTATGAAATTTCAAATCATCGTAAGTAA
- the LOC126601541 gene encoding MDIS1-interacting receptor like kinase 2-like, which translates to MGASPSPTFKNCSSSLSFLFVFLIVFGSSAFDFATSAEEAAALLLWKTGLQDPHARLASWQHPSNATGPCTWFAISCNGAMSVTKINLTKSGLQGTLDGFSFSLFPNLEYFDLSVNSIFGAIPSQISQPSKLVHLDLSANNLNGSIPSSFGNLTNLTYLNLCRNFLNSSIPLEIGNLSNLVELYLNTNNLTGSFPPTFVDLKRLRFLYMYENMLVGSIPLEIGNLISLSHLSLYSNNLSGPIPESLCDLMNLTVLELYRNNLSGPIPENIGNMKSLVVLNIMENKLSGPIPISIGDLSRLEVLYIRDNLLSGSIPEVIGDLMNLVVFRAARNNLTGHLPQNICKSGRLNNFTANGNRLSGRMPESLRNCTTLYRVRLDGNQFTGNISEDFGVYPNLDYINLSDNKFYGEISHKWGKSLQLTDFEIAGNNITGSIPPEIGNLTQLGLLNLSSNHLVGKIPVELGRLTSMVKLILNDNQLSGGIPQELGSLTELEYLDLSANNLSQSIPSSIRDFAKLHHLNLSKNKLSHGIPIQLGMLLQLSVLDLSHNILAGEIPTEFSSLVSLVTLNLSHNNLSGVIPSTFDDLHGLEFVDISNNQLCGPIPNNKALQEAPVKALQGNNGLCGNATGLLPCNNSLCEKKHKSKTGSKVVHIILPPAVGAIVIACGIYITLLRRNKCEQTEEGDMQPKEFELRTISIFDGKLFYEEIIKATEDFDDAYCIGRGGFGSVYKAKLPLDNLVAVKKLHTPSDGEWSTRKELLNEVKTLTEIRHRNIVKLYGFCSHSQHSFLVYEYLERGSLFSILDNDEEAKKLDWSKRLNIIKGVAHGLSYMHSDVSPPIVHRDISSKNILLDDEYEACISDFGTAKLLEINSSNWTAVAGTFGYVAPEFAYTLKVTEKCDVYSFGVLALEVIQGKHPSNLMGSLLSPVLREGKMLGDLLDDRIAPPTDIVLVELTTVFKLAVACLHENPRFRPTMYDISQIISLEISDIEKGQVER; encoded by the exons ATGGGAGCATCTCCATCACCAACCTTTAAGAACTGTTCCAGCTCTCTGAGCTTCCTTTTTGTGTTCTTGATTGTTTTCGGTTCATCAGCATTTGATTTTGCTACGTCTGCTGAAGAAGCTGCTGCTCTTCTGCTATGGAAAACCGGTCTTCAAGATCCTCACGCACGCCTAGCTTCATGGCAGCACCCTTCCAACGCAACTGGTCCATGCACTTGGTTTGCCATTTCTTGCAATGGTGCCATGAGTGTCACCAAAATAAACCTCACAAAATCTGGCTTACAAGGTACGCTCGATGGATTTTCATTCTCCTTGTTCCCGAATCTTGAGTACTTTGATCTCAGCGTGAACTCGATCTTTGGTGCCATTCCATCTCAAATCAGTCAACCCTCCAAACTAGTCCATCTTGATTTGTCCGCTAATAATTTGAATGGTTCGATTCCTTCTTCTTTCGGAAATTTAACCAATCTCACTTACTTGAACTTGTGTAGGAACTTTCTTAATAGTTCCATTCCTTTAGAAATTGGTAACCTTTCGAATTTGGTAGAGCTTTACTTGAACACCAACAATCTCACAGGTTCCTTCCCACCAACTTTTGTTGACTTAAAAAGATTAAGATTTTTGTACATGTATGAAAACATGCTCGTTGGCTCTATTCCTCTAGAAATAGGGAATCTGATATCTCTCAGCCATCTCAGCCTTTACAGCAACAACCTTTCAGGTCCTATCCCGGAGTCCTTATGTGACCTTATGAACCTTACCGTGCTTGAACTATACCGGAACAATCTTTCAGGCCCTATACCGGAAAACATTGGGAACATGAAGTCTCTTGTTGTTCTAAATATCATGGAGAATAAGCTCAGCGGTCCTATTCCCATTTCAATTGGTGATTTGAGCAGATTAGAAGTTTTGTACATTCGTGACAACCTGCTCTCAGGTTCCATTCCAGAAGTGATAGGAGATCTCATGAATTTGGTTGTGTTCCGAGCTGCCAGAAACAATTTAACTGGCCATTTGCCGCAGAACATCTGCAAAAGTGGAAGGCTTAACAATTTCACTGCAAATGGCAATCGTCTGTCAGGTCGAATGCCAGAAAGCTTGAGAAACTGCACAACATTGTACAGAGTTCGCCTTGATGGAAACCAATTCACTGGAAATATTTCTGAAGACTTTGGTGTTTATCCGAACTTGGACTACATAAACCTAAGTGACAATAAGTTTTACGGTGAAATTTCACACAAATGGGGCAAGTCTTTGCAGCTAACAGATTTTGAGATTGCAGGGAACAACATCACTGGATCCATACCACCTGAGATTGGAAACTTGACTCAACTCGGTTTGCTTAATCTTTCCTCAAATCATTTGGTCGGGAAGATCCCTGTGGAACTTGGAAGGCTGACTTCTATGGTGAAGCTTATATTGAATGACAATCAACTTTCTGGTGGTATACCTCAAGAACTCGGATCACTGACTGAGCTCGAGTATCTTGACCTGTCCGCAAACAATTTGAGCCAGTCGATACCAAGTAGTATCAGGGACTTCGCAAAACTTCACCACCTGAATTTGAGCAAAAACAAGTTGAGCCATGGAATACCAATTCAGTTGGGCATGTTACTGCAGCTGTCTGTGCTGGATTTGAGTCATAACATTCTTGCTGGAGAGATACCAACTGAGTTTTCTAGTTTGGTTAGTTTGGTGACGCTAAATCTCTCCCACAACAACCTTTCTGGTGTTATTCCaagtacttttgatgacctgcaTGGCTTGGAGTTTGTCGACATATCAAACAATCAGTTATGTGGTCCAATTCCGAATAACAAAGCACTCCAAGAGGCTCCCGTGAAAGCATTGCAAGGAAACAATGGTTTGTGTGGCAATGCTACGGGTCTACTGCCCTGCAACAATAGTCTTTGTGAAAAGAAGCATAAATCGAAAACTGGTTCCAAAGTTGTGCACATAATCTTGCCACCTGCAGTGGGGGCAATTGTAATTGCTTGTGGAATTTACATCACTTTACTAAGAAGAAATAAATGCGAACAAACAGAAGAGGGTGACATGCAGCCTAAAGAATTCGAACTGCGCACGATTTCAATTTTTGATGGAAAGTTGTTTTatgaagaaatcataaaagcaacTGAGGATTTTGATGATGCATATTGCATTGGAAGAGGGGGGTTTGGCAGTGTTTACAAAGCAAAGCTGCCCTTAGATAACTTGGTAGCTGTAAAGAAGCTCCACACTCCATCTGATGGTGAATGGAGCACTCGGAAAGAGCTTCTAAATGAGGTAAAGACATTAACTGAGATACGCCATCGGAACATTGTCAAGCTTTATGGTTTCTGCTCACATTCACAACATTCGTTTTTGGTTTACGAGTACCTTGAAAGGGGTAGCTTGTTTTCAATCTTGGACAATGATGAGGAGGCTAAGAAATTGGATTGGAGTAAACGGCTGAATATCATTAAAGGCGTGGCACATGGATTATCCTACATGCACTCTGATGTGTCCCCGCCTATTGTTCATAGAGACATATCCAGCAAGAACATTTTGCTGGACGATGAATATGAGGCTTGCATTTCCGACTTTGGCACTGCTAAACTACTCGAGATTAACTCTTCTAACTGGACTGCAGTTGCAGGCACGTTTGGATATGTAGCACCAG AGTTTGCATACACATTGAAGGTAACTGAGAAATGTGACGTCTACAGCTTTGGCGTGTTGGCACTTGAAGTGATTCAAGGAAAGCACCCGAGTAATCTAATGGGGTCATTGTTATCACCAGTACTCAGGGAAGGCAAAATGCTCGGGGATTTGTTAGATGATCGCATTGCACCACCCACAGATATAGTTCTGGTTGAACTTACTACTGTCTTTAAGCTAGCAGTTGCATGCTTACATGAAAATCCTCGGTTTAGGCCGACAATGTACGACATTTCTCAGATTATATCACTCGAAATCTCTGATATAGAGAAGGGACAGGTAGAGCGCTGA
- the LOC126601549 gene encoding serine/arginine-rich splicing factor SC35-like → MSHFGRSGPPDIRDTYSLLVLNITFRTTADDLFPLFDKYGKVVDVFIPRDRRTGDSRGFAFVRYKYQDEAHKAVEKLDGRVVDGREIMVQFAKYGPNAERIHKGRVSESTSKLKSRSRSRSPRPRYRDEYKEKDYGTRSRSRERYSRDRHHRSEREHRYRSRSRSASPGNRKRARYDDERRSRSRSYGSASPVRNSSKSRRSPSPRRSLSPRISASPQRSASPRTTPPRGENVFGRNRKERSPTPKDDSPHGRRDDSPSPSPRKSDADE, encoded by the exons ATGTCGCACTTCGGTCGATCCGGACCTCCGGACATCAGAGACACCTACTCCCTCCTCGTCCTCAACATCACTTTCC GAACCACAGCGGACGACCTCTTCCCGCTCTTCGACAAGTACGGCAAGGTCGTCGATGTCTTCATTCCCCGAGACCGGAGGACTGGCGATTCTCGCGGATTTGCTTTTGTCCGATATAAGTATCAGGACGAGGCGCATAAGGCGGTGGAGAAGCTCGAtg GGAGAGTTGTTGATGGAAGAGAGATTATGGTTCAGTTTGCTAAGTACGGCCCCAATGCGGAGCGAAt CCACAAGGGTAGGGTAAGTGAATCAACTTCCAAGCTCAAATCAAGGTCCCGAAGCCGTAGTCCTCGTCCTAG GTATCGAGATGAATATAAGGAAAAGGATTACGGAACTCGTAGTCGAAGTAGGGAGAGGTATAGTCGTGACAGGCACCATAGGAGTGAAAGAGAGCATCGCTACAGAAGTAGGAGCCGCAGTGCAAGTCCTGGTAATCGTAAGAGGGCCAGATATGATGATGAGAGGCGTAGTCGGAGCCGGTCATATGGAAG TGCCTCTCCTGTTCGGAATAGCTCCAAGTCTCGCAGGAGCCCATCTCCTCGGAGGAGCTTATCTCCTCGCATTAGTGCATCTCCTCAGAGAAGCGCGTCTCCTCGTACGACACCACCTAGGGGTGAGAATGTTTTTGGACGCAACCGCAAGGAACGCTCTCCTACCCCCAAAGATGATTCACCACATGGACGACGTGATGATTCTCCAAGTCCTTCCCCTCGTAAATCTGACGCTGAT GAATGA